The following are encoded together in the Corticium candelabrum chromosome 1, ooCorCand1.1, whole genome shotgun sequence genome:
- the LOC134195479 gene encoding uncharacterized protein LOC134195479 isoform X3: MSIPQFVIFVGPPYSGKTMYYLQHYATTHERVSASDLLRKDASVGLRGVVRTLADILKQGKNVVLDDENWSRETRVSYLKGVQKK, encoded by the exons ATGTCTATTCCACAATTTGTCATTTTCGTCGGTCCGCCATACAGC GGCAAAACAATGTACTACCTTCAGCACTATGCCACCACACACGAGCGTGTATCTGCAAGTGACCTGTTGCGAAAAGATGCAAGTGTCGGCCTGAGGGGTGTAGTACGAACTCTCGCCGACATACTGAAACAAGGCAAGAACGTGGTATTGGACGACGAGAATTGGTCACGAGAAACACGAGTGTCTTACTTGAAAGGTGTTCAGAAAAAG